Genomic DNA from Mycobacteroides chelonae CCUG 47445:
CGCGGTCTGACGGGGATGCCGGGGTTTCTCCGCGGCCTGACCAGGGCCAACGATGATGGACAGCGAGTCCTGTGGTCACGTCCGACCGGGTTGTTCGACGTGCACCTGTGGCCCGGTGTGACGGTTGTGGTCGGCAGCGGTGTCGGCGGCGGTTCCCTGGTCTACGCGGGGTACCAGTCCCGTCCGGCGGCCGGATTCTTCGATGACCACTTTCCTGCTGAGATCTCCGATGCTGACATGGCACCCTACTTCGAGATGGTCGAAGCGATCCAGCAACCGCAGCCGCTGCCACACCCGGTTGCTTCGCGTGAGGTCTTCGCCCGGGGGCTCGCACGCGCGGACCTGGGGGCGGCTGAATCACCCGTCATGGGTATCCAGTTCGGCGACCCCAGCACCCCGCGATGGCGGAACAATGCGGTCGGCAACCCGCAACAAACGTGTCGCGCCTGTGGTGCCTGCGTCATCGGATGTGAATACACCGCCAAGACAACGCTGGATCACACGTATCTCACATTGGCGCGGCGCCACGGCGCCGATATCCGTGCGCTGTGCGAGGTGACCGCGATCGGCGGTACCGACCACCGCTACGAGGTGGCCTGGCACGACCACCGGGACGGAACCGATCATTTGATCGTCACGCCGCAGCTGGTTCTGGCTGCCGGCACGGTTGGGACACTGCGGCTGCTGTACGCCGCCCGCGACAAACACCGCAGCATGCCCTGGCTGCCGCCCGCGCTGGGCAAGAACTTTTCAGGCAACGGGGACTATCTGGCGATGCTGAGCCGAACTCGTTCGGCTAAACATGATGGGCGACACGCAATGTTTCAGAATGTGCACCACTTGGCCGACGGCGGATTCATCGGCGAGGCCGCCCCTCCGGTTGCCCAACTCCCGCTGCCCGGACCGGTGCGCCGCTGGTTATCCGAAACCGTGTTTCTGTTCGCCACGGGACGCGAGCCCGGGATTCAGTTGCTGGCCGCCAACGGTGTCCCGTTCGCCCCTGCATACAAGGCGATCAATGCCGATTTCTACGCACAGACGGGCGATCGGGTCAAACGCATCGCCGAGGCCTACCAGCCTTCCCGGTTCCGTGGGAACTGGCCCGGCGGACAACGAAGCCGACGGCTGGTCACCGTGCACCCGGTTGGGGGTGCTGCGATCGGGGCTACGCCTGATAACGGGGTGATCGACCACCGCGGTGAGGTATTCGGTCACCGCGGGCTCTTCATCGCAGACGGCTCCATCTACCCGGCCGCCCCGGGGGTGCCTCCGTCGCTGGGGATTGCGGCGATGGCCGAACGGCAGGCCGCATTGATGACTGGGGTGGGGTCGTGACACCGGCAATAACCACACCGGGTAAGCAGAAACTCTGAAGGGAGCTGGGAAATGGTGTTCACCAAGAAGTCGGCGCGAGCCGATGGAAAACCCATTGGGAAAACCTATACGCTGCGTGAACTGGCCGCCGCCCTGGTCCGGTTCGTCCCACTGGCACCCCGCGCCGCTATGGTGTGGGGCCTGCGCCGGATGGAACCGAGTCAGCGTGAACAGGTCATGCTGACGGTCGCCCGGGCAAACGGCTGCCGGTACTGCAGCTATATCCATCAGGAATGGGCCATCCGCACCGGCGCGTCCGACGAAGAAATCGCGCAACTGGAGGGCACCGATCCCGCGGCCTTCGACCGTGGCAGGTGGAGCGCGCTTGTCTACGCGAGATCACTGGCTGAAAACGACTTCGGGACGCCGCCTGCCGAGATCGTCGCCGACGCGGCCCGCCACCATAACGCGGGTGAACGCCACAACATTGAGGCCGTCGCGCTGGTGATGACCATCGTCAACCGATCCGCGAACACCATGGATGCTCTGCTTTGCCGCCTGCGCGGCGAACCCGCTTCACAGTCACTGGGAGCCGAGGTGGCCATCACGGTCGGCCTTGCTGCGATTGGCCCGGTCATCGTGCCGGCGCTGAGCGTCATTTTGCGCAAGTCCCCGTGGCGATTGCTTCGTGAGTTCCGCGCCTTCACCGCCGGCGAGACGCCCAACGATGCGCAGGCCGCCTGATGGACCTTCACAGCGGCCAAGACCCGACTATCCCTGAACCCGACGGCCGAGCACCGCAGACATCGCCTGTCCAGGAGGCCGTACCGCGGGACAGCTCCAGCGTGTCGGTGCGCACGATGGCCGAATGCGAACAGCTGTTTGATCGCTTGACTGCCCAGCCCGCAACCACGCTCAACGGTGTGTTTCGTGGCCGTCTGGCGGCCTTTCCAGTACTTGACGCGCTGCCAGATTGGATACGACGTACGGTCGCCTTGCTCGCCCCGCACCTACGGTTTCCTTGGTATGGCAAGTCCTTTGACGGTGATCACGGCGCCAACGTCTGGTTGACCTCGACCGGTCGCTTCCGGCGTTTTAGCTACAGCGTGCAGTATCGGGAGCAGCGCATGCGACTGTCGTATCAAAGCCCGGACAACCCGCGATTTCTGCGCGGGCTCGAAGCTGAGATACGTGAACTCGTACCGGGCCACTTCCTGTGCCGGGCCATCCATCGCGGCACGGCGGTGCTGTACTTCACTCTCGAAGCGTAGAAAACTCAGGCTTGCCGACACCCATTGCCGCCAGCCATCCCGCCGCTAAACCGAAGCCGAAGGATAGGGGCCATCGCACCACGACACCGCGCAACTGACATGCGCACGAAGATTCTCAACAGCGCTGCACGGCGTTTTCGCGCGCAGGGCTACCCGGCCACCACGGTTCGCCAGGTCGCCGACGATGCCGGAATGCTGTTGGGCAGCCTGCAGTACCGCTACGCCAAGAAAGAAGGACTGCTGATCGCAGTCATGGAGAGCGCGGTGGACCGCACCACCGATGCCATCCGCCAGGCGATCGCCGGCAAGCACCGGGTC
This window encodes:
- a CDS encoding GMC oxidoreductase, translated to MVVGSGFGGAVTSARLAEAGMKVLVLERGPWWGVAGDSRPKEVTRPFPRGLTGMPGFLRGLTRANDDGQRVLWSRPTGLFDVHLWPGVTVVVGSGVGGGSLVYAGYQSRPAAGFFDDHFPAEISDADMAPYFEMVEAIQQPQPLPHPVASREVFARGLARADLGAAESPVMGIQFGDPSTPRWRNNAVGNPQQTCRACGACVIGCEYTAKTTLDHTYLTLARRHGADIRALCEVTAIGGTDHRYEVAWHDHRDGTDHLIVTPQLVLAAGTVGTLRLLYAARDKHRSMPWLPPALGKNFSGNGDYLAMLSRTRSAKHDGRHAMFQNVHHLADGGFIGEAAPPVAQLPLPGPVRRWLSETVFLFATGREPGIQLLAANGVPFAPAYKAINADFYAQTGDRVKRIAEAYQPSRFRGNWPGGQRSRRLVTVHPVGGAAIGATPDNGVIDHRGEVFGHRGLFIADGSIYPAAPGVPPSLGIAAMAERQAALMTGVGS
- a CDS encoding carboxymuconolactone decarboxylase family protein, with the protein product MVFTKKSARADGKPIGKTYTLRELAAALVRFVPLAPRAAMVWGLRRMEPSQREQVMLTVARANGCRYCSYIHQEWAIRTGASDEEIAQLEGTDPAAFDRGRWSALVYARSLAENDFGTPPAEIVADAARHHNAGERHNIEAVALVMTIVNRSANTMDALLCRLRGEPASQSLGAEVAITVGLAAIGPVIVPALSVILRKSPWRLLREFRAFTAGETPNDAQAA